TGCGAACCCGATGGACGCGTTGCGGCACCAAAGTTCTTCTGGGGTGGCAGAGCCACCAGGGCGACAGGCAACCGCTGCACGCCGATCGCTTGATCCTGATGGGTGTCTGGCGCGATCCGTCGCAGCCACGAAGCGAAGAAACGGGTGCGATTGGCTACTGCCTTCGATCAGTAGAAGCGACATCGGCCGCTCACCTGGCCGAGGAGATTGTTTGCTCGCTTGACACCGGGTCCGCTAATGGGTGTCGACGATCGAGCCGCCGGTGTCGAACGGCCGTTTGTGGCCGCTTGTCCCGTCTCGATCTCGACTCCATGCAGCTTGGCGAGTTGCCCCTGATAAGAGACGACAGCGGAAGCTGACGTCAACGTGAGCAACGAGCTCAATCTCTTCTCGCAGCGAGGGGAAGCCAGTCCGCAAGGTGTACGATGCTGCGAAGAAAGCCATCCAGAGCACTTCTGGAAAGCGATACGCTCGCATTGTTCTCGAGTGGATGAAACAGGAATGTTTCTTCGCGGGCCAGCTCAGCGTCGATGACGAGTCGCACCTGTTTCGCTTCGTCATTAACCAGTGCGAGCGGACTCAAAGAGCCCGTACGGATGCCGAGCAACGCGAAGAGCGTGTCCGCAGACGCGAACGACAGACGTTTGCTGCCGAGCGTCTGGGACAGACCGACCAGATCAAGCGACTTCGCAGCGGTTGTGACGATCAGGAAGTACTGCCCCTTCTTGTCCTGCAGCAGCAGGTTCTTGCAGCGCGCGCCCTCGACGGAAAGCGCAAGCTTTCCGGACTCGGCCATGTTGAGTACCGAGTCGTGTTCCTCGCAATAAAACGGAATCTCCCGTTCTTCAAGGAGCTTCAGTACTTCGTTTTTTCCAAGCATGCTGTCGTATATCGTGATTGGCGAGCGGAGCGGCCCCGGAAACATTCCGAAGCCCGTTCTCGCCCGCCGGAGAGTCAGGCGTCGAACACAGGGCGCGAAGCCTTGCGGATCGCCTCAACGGTTTCCTCTCGGGAGAGCAGTCCCGACTCGTCGAGAATCGTGATCAGCGGACGGCCTTCCGCCACCGATTGCCGCGCCAGCTTGCTCACGCGAGCATAACCAATCTTCGGAACCAGCGCCGTGGCGACAGCCATCGACTCCATCAGATGCTTCTCGTTGCGCGCGATGTCCGCCTTGATGCCCTTCACGCATTTGTCGCCGAAGCGCTGAATGCCGTTGGTCAACAGCGCAATGCTGTCGAACACGCGTGAGGCGACCACAGGCTCGAAGTGATTGATTTCCAGTTCGCCGTACTGGACAGCCTGAGCGACGGCGACGTCGTTGCCGACAACCGCGAAGCTCAGCTGGATCATCGCCATCGGCAGCACGGGATTGACCTTGCCCGGCATGATCGAAGAACCTGCCTGTGCTTCGGGCAAAGTCAGTTCGCCGAGTCCGCCGACAGGACCGGACGACAGTACGGTCAGGTCAGAAGCGATCTTCGCAAGCGATACCGCGCAGGTGCGGAGTTCTGCCGAGACGCGCGAGAACACGTCCATGTTCTGCATCGCATCGAACGGATTTTCCGGTGCCTGATATCCAACGCCGGTGACACTTTGCAGATGCGAATAAACCGCCGCGCGATAACCCCCAGGTGCACCGAAGCCGGTGCCGATCGCCGTGCCGCCGAGCGGAAGCGTTCGCAGTTTGTCGCGCACCGCGACCAGTTCCTCTGCGAGCCGTTCGGTCAGCGACGCATAGCCTCCGAAGAGCTGGCCGAGGCGCATCGGCTGCGCATCCTGAAGACAGGTGCGGCCCAGGTGCAGCACATCGGCAAACTCGGTGGCCTTGCTGCTGAAAAGCGCCGCGAGTTGCCCGACCTCGCCGATGAGCGCGCCGAGCATCGCGTGCGTGGCGATCTTCAGCGCGGCAGGATACGCATCGTTCGTCGATTGCGAGCGGTTCACATGGTCGTTTGGATGAACGACCTCGTAGTTTCCGGCAGCATGCCCAAGAATCTG
This genomic interval from Paraburkholderia sabiae contains the following:
- a CDS encoding prolyl-tRNA synthetase associated domain-containing protein, with the protein product MLGKNEVLKLLEEREIPFYCEEHDSVLNMAESGKLALSVEGARCKNLLLQDKKGQYFLIVTTAAKSLDLVGLSQTLGSKRLSFASADTLFALLGIRTGSLSPLALVNDEAKQVRLVIDAELAREETFLFHPLENNASVSLSRSALDGFLRSIVHLADWLPLAARRD
- a CDS encoding aspartate ammonia-lyase, which translates into the protein MNKLAQGEARIERDYVGEVTIPGDRLYGVNTVRGVDNLTVSPLNIASYPAFRDAFAQVKWAAALANRDNDVITREQCEAIVAACKEVIEGQFDSSLVVDLMEGSGGTSTNMNFNEVIANRAQQILGHAAGNYEVVHPNDHVNRSQSTNDAYPAALKIATHAMLGALIGEVGQLAALFSSKATEFADVLHLGRTCLQDAQPMRLGQLFGGYASLTERLAEELVAVRDKLRTLPLGGTAIGTGFGAPGGYRAAVYSHLQSVTGVGYQAPENPFDAMQNMDVFSRVSAELRTCAVSLAKIASDLTVLSSGPVGGLGELTLPEAQAGSSIMPGKVNPVLPMAMIQLSFAVVGNDVAVAQAVQYGELEINHFEPVVASRVFDSIALLTNGIQRFGDKCVKGIKADIARNEKHLMESMAVATALVPKIGYARVSKLARQSVAEGRPLITILDESGLLSREETVEAIRKASRPVFDA